A stretch of DNA from Salvelinus sp. IW2-2015 linkage group LG20, ASM291031v2, whole genome shotgun sequence:
AACGCATATGGTGTGTCTATATTTGGAAAAATACGCATttaaaacttctttttttttaaagtctgggACAGCCCTAATAGTAATTTAACTGTTTGTTTTTAGAACATTTATTTCTTGCTGATATGGAAGATGcattccttatgtttccaaaaccttATCGTGCATGATGCGTGTTAACCTTCAGACCCTTAACAGAAAAAACAGCTAGAAGATACCTTCGTGAATAAAGATGGTATGAATGGGCTTGGTACACACTGCAGTTTTGATATTGCGTTGTTAGCATTACCATATTATAGCTAGGGCTGTTAAACGAttcaaataattgagttaatcCCATGGTTTTCTGTAGTCAACTACGATTAATCATGTTTTTTATTGTTCAAATCtgaccttaatttaactaggcaagtcagttaattaagaacaaattcttattttcaatgacggcctaggaacagtgccttgttcagcggcagaacgacagatttgtaccttgtcagctcggggatttgaatttgcaacctttcggttactagcccaacgcccAGATTATTAACGATGTTTCAATTTTAAATCACATCATGTTGGTTTGTAGGTAGTACCTATTTGGATTATAAgggaagaaaacagaaaataaactcTTCTAAGACAGTAGATCAGCCAGGTTGATGAAAAATATCATACCACTATTAGATCTAGTCTTGGCTACTTCTCATCCATGTTCTTCAACATGAACAAGTCAAGCTGCTGCCTGCTACTAGTATTGGGACAAGTTGCTTAAAACTTGACCTGAGAACTACAACAAAAACTGTAGCTAAATGGAATgttaagttctgttttttttWTTTTTATCATGTGAATAATAGAGTTGAATCTCTAGAGGCATTCAGCCATGGTATTCTAACCATTCTCGTttggttaggtagctagctaacattagcataacTAACTAGTTACTTCTGTGCAAATAATTTTTCCTGTTATCTAAAGAAATGCTTGTGAATGTGTTTTATGGTTGAACTTTCTGTAAGTTTTCCTTCAAATGTGTTATTCAAAGCTGCGCACATAGTGGATGTTTTAGCACCACAAGAGACTGTAGCTACTGCCAACGAAGAGGACAGAGTGCATTGTGTTGCGCTTAAAAGGGTCCGTGTGGAAACAGACTTTTGGGTGAAAAAATGGAGATGGAattaaaagttatttttatttttataatcacTCAAGACTTTCAACAGCTAATTGTATTTAGTGCCCCACATTAATGCACATACACATAATATATAACCTCACCACCACTGCATGCTCCAAGGGAAACCGCTTTACAGACTCGGTTCATCCAAACATTCGCAATACACACATGTACTTCTAATCATTGTGTTAAACTGTGTTGCACTGTCTCTCCTTGTGGTTATAGCTCAGGGTCTTGACCACATAGCGGAGAACATCCTGTCGTTCTTGGATGCGCGTTCTCTCTGCTCGGCAGAGCTGGTGTGTAAGGAGTGGCAGAGGGTCATCTCAGAGGGAATGCTGTGGAAGAAACTCATAGAGCGTATGGTCCGTACAGACCCCCTCTGGAAAGGCCTGTCAGAGAGGCACCAGTGGTGAGTACGGACTGGGACCACTGGCTGGGCCACCATGGATCACAATATCTTTCCATTTGTTCTCAAGAACCTACATGATAgactgtttccaaaactgtatccAAGTGTCCTCACCTTAGAAAAAGACAATTTATGTTGTTGAGATTAATATATTTgtgcatttaaaaaacaaaaattcatagtgaatgtgttctCTCTCCTAGGGAGAAGTACCTGTTCAAAAATCGAACCACAGAAGTACCACCAAACTCCTACTACCGCTCCCTTTACCCCAAAATCATCCAGGACATAGAGGTGAGTTCTGCTGCTGTTCCCCTTGCCCACTCTCATTAACCTTACTCTCACTGATCTTTCCTGTGGTTCCCATTCACTGACCTGGCTCCACGCCCCTCTCCCTCCATGCAGACAATCGAGGCTAACTGGAGGTGTGGTCGGCACAATCTGCAGCGGATCCAGTGTCGCTCAGAGAACAGTAAGGGGGTTTACTGTCTGCAGTATGACGACGACAAGATCATCAGCGGCCTCAGAGACAACTCCATTAAGGTTGGTGTTCCTGTTTATTCTTGACTGAAGGGGGGGAAATATTCTAATGCCTACTGGATATTTTGAATACAAGATCCATATTTTGAACACAGTGCCTTAGAAAGTGTCATTACAACGTCTAGTCAATTTTTTATAGATCATATTTTGGGATAAAAACATCTCACCGCCTTGTCTGTGTAGATCTGGGATAAGCAGTCTTTGGAGTGTCTGAAGATCCTGACGGGTCATACAGGCTCAGTGTTGTGCCTGCAGTATGATGAGCGGGTCATCGTCACCGGCTCCTCAGACTCCACCGTCAGGTCAGCACCACTTCCTCTCTTCTGTTGTCCTCTGCCCTCTTATCTGTGCTCCGGAAGCTCCAAAACTTTTTTTATCGAAGAGGAGTGGCATATGCATGTTGTATATTGTGTTTGATATTGATGATTTCTCTTTGTCTCAGGGTGTGGGATGTGAACACTGGGGAGGTGCTGAACACTCTGATCCACCACAATGAGGCGGTCCTCCACTTGCGGTTCTGTAACGGTCTGATGGTGACATGTTCTAAGGACCGTTCCATTGCCGTGTGGGACATGGCCTCACCCACCGACATCAGTCTGCGCCGCGTGCTGGTCGGCCACAGAGCAGCAGTCAATGTGGTGGACTTCGATGACAAGTACATTGTGTCAGCATCCGGTGACCGTACCATCAAGGCAAGTCTGCCCCGAAGACCCAGGGTCAGCTCACTAGAGCCTCAAGCATGTCACCATCTCAGCAAGCATATGTTCTAGTACTTTTGCGGTGACACAAGACTTGGTCTTCTTCGTCCGTATTGGGACCTAAGACCTCGATCTCTGCCACTAGTCTCTTGCTATAGCTTGGGTCCCCTGAGAGATCCAGCTCAGCCACCACTGTCTGTCGCCACATTGTCTTTGGTGTGCCTTGTATTTTACAGTTGGTGTCCATTTGTGCGCTACTTTATGGATCCTTTCTTGAGACATCCTCAGCACCTGTCCAACCCAATGGATCCTGTGCATCTGCATCTCAACAGCCATATTTTTACATCCTGTCTTACATGCTTTAGAGATCTTGTTCGGCCAGTAAATGTTGCAGATCTTGCAAAGACAAGCGTTTGGCATCAACCCTGTTCATGTGTCTTAGTGATCCTCCAGCACTCTGCTAAAGCATTGTAAAGTCACTAGTTTTGTATGGTTCAGAGTCTACTGACTGCACATCCTGCCTTATATTTAACCAGGCTTTAATTTTTTGGGCTTGTCATATAGTGTGTATGGTACTTCCTGTAAGTTAAATTGATGGGGGGCTTTAGTTCTTTCCCCCTGCTCTGTATGTGAGCATGGCTGTTTTAATCCAAAGCTAGTTACCTTCCCCATCACTGCTTGTCATCATTCATTCACAGAAGATACTTGAATTAAAAGCCAGCCATGCTTATGAAGTGCCCCCTACCCAAACTTACCAAATCCTCTCATTCTAGTTGAGTGCAGTTGTTCTGTGAAGTGTCCAGTTGAGTACAGTATAGAGGAGATAGCCCACCGTGTGATGCAGGCTGTGGGAAGCACTGACTAAACCCAGAGTTCAGAGCTgacgtctctcctcctcctagggCAAAACTGTGGGCCTGTCTCCTCACCTCAGCCCCATCCCCAGTCTCAGCCACAACCCTAGTCTTAGCCCCAGCTCCGGCCCTGTACCTGCTTGCCCCTGTCTTCCAGACAGTGGATTTGTGGGCAGCCAGGAACAAAGAGACCCTAGTTAGCCCACCCATCGCCCTGGGAGACGGGCCAAGGCATTCCGTACTGAGCTGCCTCCCACACACAACGTCCCAGTGCTCTAAAAACATTCCCCAATAAATAATTGAGGGACTGCAATATGTGTGCGTTTAGGAGAGTGAATGTTACTCTACACCCAAAATATGGGTGTTCCTAttatacctacagtaccagtcaaaagtttggacacctactcattccaggggtttttcttttctttttacattgtagaataatagtgaagacatcaaactatgaaataacacacatggaatcatgtagtaaccaaaaaactgttaaatcaaaatatattttatattcttcaaggtaggcaccctttgccttaacaGCTTTGCGCATTCTTGGCTTTTTCttaaacagcttcatgaggtaatcatctggaatgcatttcaattaacaggtgtgcctcgttaatttgtggaatttattttcttcttaatgcttttgagccaatcagttgtgttgtgacaaggtaggggtggtatacagaagatagccctatttggtaaaataccaagtccatattatggcaagaaccgctcaaagcaaagagaaacgacagtccattattattttaagtcagtcaatctggaaaatttcggattgagtgcagtcgcaaaaaccatcaagcgctataatgaaactggctctcatgaggaccgtcacagtaacggaagacccagagttacctctgctacaggataagttcattagttaccaacctcagatattgtaggccaaataaatgcttcaccaagttcaagtaacagacacatctcatcaactgttcagaggagacactgtgaatcaggccttcgtggttgaattgctgcaaagaaaccacWAGTAAAGGACACTACGTCATCAGAACGCAACATGTTTTTTGTTACACGCTGGAGAACGCTGAAACCTGAACTAACGACCTCGGTTTAAAAGCTGACAGTATTTTtctatacttttattttattttgaaaccTTGGGCTCTGTTGTGCAAAATTGCTCTGAGCGCTGCTATCTGTCCCAGGATCCTGCCAGATTCCGTCTAGATAGATAATAccttttgatgatacagtggtagcaatgcatggttagaacatctaccgaaaagacagaaatgccaacgaggcggtgttgcggtctatattcagaaccacattcctgtaacgtaatatggctacaggttcatctgcctcacctaaagcccattattgtgggaagctatagaccaccaagtgctaacagtcagtatctggataatatgtgtgaaatgcttgataatgtatgtgatatcaacagatgtattttttctgggtgatttaaaaaataaatagactggctatcatcaagctgtccactcaggaaaaaacttaaaactgtaaccagtgcctgcaacctggatcaggttgtcagtcaaccaaccagggtagttacaaacagcataggaattaaatcatcaacatgtattgatcacatctttactaacgctgcagatatttgctttaaagcagtatccaaatccatcggatgtagtgatcacaatataatagccatatctaggaaaaccaaagttccaaaggctgggcctaatatagtgtataagaggtcatgcaataagttttgtagtgattcatatgttgttgatgtaaagaatctttgctggtctgtggtgtgtaatgaggatgaaccagacgctgctcttgacgcatttatgaaactactaatttcagttactaataagcatgcacctgttaagaaaatgactgtaaaaactgttaaatccccttggattgatgaggaattgaaaaattgtatggttgagagggatgaggcaaaaggtatgccaattaagtctggcagcacaactgattggcaaacgtacggCATATTGAAGAAATCATGGGACTgaactaaataaaaaaaactacaatatgaaacaaatacattatataaagaatgatagtaaaaagctttggggcacctctTAGGGATTGCGGACCGCTAGCGGTCCACCtgtgacaacatccggtgaaattgcagagcaccaaattcaaaataagAAAATcgaaatattaaacattcatgagcatacaagtgtcttacatcatttaaaagcttaacttcttgttaatccaaccgctttgtcagatttcaaaaaggctttatggcgaaagcataccgtgcgattatctgaggacagcgccccacataaatactttttcaaccagcaccggtttcacaaaaatcacaaatagcgataaaataaatcacttacctttttgaagatcttcctctgttagcaatcccaagggtcccagctacacattaatgttcgataaagtccttctttatatcccaaaaagtcagtttagttggcgccattgatttcagtaatccactccttcaacatgcatacaaaggaatccaaaaagctaccggtaaacttcgtccaaacaagtcaaacaatgtttctaatcaatcctcaggtaccctaatatgtaaataaacaatatttcagatggaATGAACAgtgttcaatagaaaaggaaaataacgaagagcgcgccCTCATTCACGCTGGCCAAAAGCCTACCTTTCCTGTTGAGAACACCTTGGATAAACTACACCTACTTGTtcgtttttcaagaaacaagcctgaaaccatcgATAAAGACTGTTGAGATCTAGTGGAacccataggaactgcaatctgggagctattttttttgtatatcccatag
This window harbors:
- the LOC111980848 gene encoding F-box and WD repeat domain-containing 11-B isoform X3, translating into MEPEMEDKTLEQMNSTFMDSQTDERSKKTILFKTITNGPMTGSRKRPSEGNYEKEKEVCIQLFDQWSEADQVEFVEHLISRMCHYQHGHINSYLKPMLQRDFITALPAQGLDHIAENILSFLDARSLCSAELVCKEWQRVISEGMLWKKLIERMVRTDPLWKGLSERHQWEKYLFKNRTTEVPPNSYYRSLYPKIIQDIETIEANWRCGRHNLQRIQCRSENSKGVYCLQYDDDKIISGLRDNSIKIWDKQSLECLKILTGHTGSVLCLQYDERVIVTGSSDSTVRVWDVNTGEVLNTLIHHNEAVLHLRFCNGLMVTCSKDRSIAVWDMASPTDISLRRVLVGHRAAVNVVDFDDKYIVSASGDRTIKDNDPTHLLSKGYMTKKEHDGVLHQMTWPPQSPDLNPIEMVWDELDRRGIEKQPTSAQHMWELLQDC
- the LOC111980848 gene encoding F-box and WD repeat domain-containing 11-B isoform X2, with translation MMSSKEALRLKNSTFMDSQTDERSKKTILFKTITNGPMTGSRKRPSEGNYEKEKEVCIQLFDQWSEADQVEFVEHLISRMCHYQHGHINSYLKPMLQRDFITALPAQGLDHIAENILSFLDARSLCSAELVCKEWQRVISEGMLWKKLIERMVRTDPLWKGLSERHQWEKYLFKNRTTEVPPNSYYRSLYPKIIQDIETIEANWRCGRHNLQRIQCRSENSKGVYCLQYDDDKIISGLRDNSIKIWDKQSLECLKILTGHTGSVLCLQYDERVIVTGSSDSTVRVWDVNTGEVLNTLIHHNEAVLHLRFCNGLMVTCSKDRSIAVWDMASPTDISLRRVLVGHRAAVNVVDFDDKYIVSASGDRTIKVWSTSTCEFVRTLNGHKRGIACLQYRDRLVVSGSSDNTIRLWDIECGACLRVLEGHEELVRCIRFDNKRIVSGAYDGKIKVWDLQAALDPRAPASTLCLRTLVEHSGRVFRLQFDEFQIISSSHDDTILIWDFLNVSTNGQTEGRSPSRTYTYISR